The following proteins are co-located in the Microbacterium sp. Clip185 genome:
- a CDS encoding HAD-IIA family hydrolase: protein MALFSRSAPTPLEGVDTVLADLDGVVYAGAGALPYAVDALNSVAATRRLGFITNNASRTDASVAAHLTELGLTVTPEDVVTSPQAAVRLLRTRVPAGATILVVGGEGLVVELEKAGFVVTRSAEDNPAAVVQGFAPHVGWADLAEAAFALKTPEDEGGIPWIATNTDWTIPQARGIAPGNGTLVSAVHTAIGRLAVVAGKPETPIFEEALARFDARRALFIGDRLDTDIAGAQAAGIPSALVLTGIDRPKHVLAAPSTSRPDFILSDLRELHEPYPQTKVKGDVTIVGDARVAVDGADLRILSAGSRPIDLVRAGAAAIWSTGRAIFGFRVPEELYADPFHRP from the coding sequence ATGGCACTGTTCTCTCGCTCCGCGCCCACGCCGCTGGAGGGTGTGGACACCGTTCTCGCCGACCTCGATGGTGTCGTGTACGCCGGTGCGGGTGCGCTGCCGTACGCCGTCGATGCGCTGAACTCGGTCGCGGCGACGCGGCGTCTCGGCTTCATCACCAACAACGCGTCGCGCACCGACGCCAGTGTCGCCGCTCACCTGACCGAACTCGGCCTGACGGTGACGCCTGAGGATGTGGTCACGAGCCCGCAGGCCGCCGTGCGGCTGCTGCGCACCCGTGTTCCCGCTGGCGCGACGATCCTCGTGGTGGGGGGAGAAGGCCTCGTCGTCGAGCTCGAGAAGGCCGGCTTCGTCGTCACCCGCTCTGCCGAGGACAACCCGGCAGCCGTCGTGCAGGGCTTCGCGCCGCACGTGGGATGGGCCGACCTGGCCGAGGCCGCATTCGCGCTGAAGACGCCCGAGGACGAGGGCGGCATCCCGTGGATCGCCACCAACACCGACTGGACTATTCCGCAGGCACGGGGCATCGCACCGGGAAACGGCACGCTCGTCTCCGCGGTCCACACCGCCATCGGAAGGCTCGCTGTCGTCGCGGGCAAGCCCGAGACGCCGATCTTCGAGGAGGCGCTCGCCCGGTTCGACGCGCGCCGCGCGCTCTTCATCGGCGACCGCCTGGACACCGATATCGCGGGTGCGCAGGCCGCCGGCATCCCCTCGGCGCTCGTGCTCACCGGCATCGATCGGCCCAAGCACGTCCTCGCGGCTCCGTCGACCTCGCGTCCCGACTTCATCCTCAGTGACCTCCGCGAGCTGCACGAGCCGTACCCCCAGACCAAGGTCAAGGGTGACGTGACGATCGTGGGCGACGCGCGCGTCGCGGTGGACGGCGCGGATCTGCGCATCCTGTCCGCGGGTTCGCGTCCGATCGACCTCGTGCGTGCGGGAGCTGCGGCGATCTGGTCGACGGGGCGAGCGATCTTCGGGTTCCGCGTGCCGGAGGAGCTGTACGCGGATCCGTTCCATCGGCCGTGA
- a CDS encoding TlyA family RNA methyltransferase, whose protein sequence is MTERLDAAVAARGLARSRTHAATLIAQGLVSVDGTAVVKPSHRVAESAEIAVAASDHYVSRAAHKLLAALDAFSIDVAGRAALDMGASTGGFTQVLRERGAEPVLAVDVGHDQLADSVRQDAGVIAVEGFNVRFMDPSTLAAAAGMTYTPEVVTGDLSFISLSHVLEPVRSIVTDTSDIVLLIKPQFEVGRTAVRGGLVTDPAQRAESISTVLWQAWDAGLQTAGLIASPVVGTHGNQEYLVHLGRTGGRIPSEWESTVTELTGVR, encoded by the coding sequence ATGACCGAGCGCCTCGATGCCGCTGTCGCCGCGCGCGGGCTCGCGCGCTCTCGTACCCACGCCGCGACCCTGATCGCCCAGGGGCTCGTCTCGGTCGACGGCACTGCCGTGGTCAAGCCCTCGCATCGGGTCGCCGAATCCGCCGAGATCGCCGTGGCCGCCTCCGACCATTACGTGAGCCGGGCCGCCCACAAGCTGCTCGCCGCCCTCGACGCGTTCTCGATCGACGTCGCCGGACGCGCGGCGCTGGACATGGGGGCCAGCACCGGGGGATTCACGCAGGTGCTCCGCGAGCGCGGCGCCGAGCCTGTGCTCGCGGTCGACGTGGGGCACGATCAGCTCGCCGACAGTGTGCGCCAGGACGCCGGTGTGATCGCCGTCGAAGGATTCAACGTCCGCTTCATGGACCCGTCCACCCTCGCCGCCGCCGCGGGGATGACCTACACACCCGAGGTCGTCACGGGCGATCTGTCCTTCATCTCGCTGTCGCATGTGCTCGAGCCCGTGCGCTCGATCGTCACCGACACGAGCGACATCGTGCTGCTCATCAAGCCGCAATTCGAGGTGGGCCGCACCGCCGTGCGCGGAGGACTCGTCACGGATCCGGCGCAGCGTGCCGAATCGATCTCGACCGTCCTCTGGCAGGCGTGGGATGCGGGCCTGCAGACGGCGGGACTGATCGCTTCTCCCGTGGTGGGAACCCACGGCAACCAGGAGTATCTCGTGCACCTGGGCCGCACCGGCGGGCGCATTCCGTCAGAATGGGAGAGCACTGTGACCGAGCTGACGGGAGTGCGATGA
- a CDS encoding NAD kinase, with the protein MTDPRHILVVAHARRADTVEAADRVISALRAAGATPVLAEDDRDELAEVLPRCADLAVLGVDVPLHEIELAIVLGGDGTILRAAEMVRNGTAPVLGINMGHVGFLAESERDDMDEAVARVIARDYRVEERLALSVRVKDASGQVIYSTWALNEATVEKASRERMLEVVMEIDGRPLSSFGCDGVVIATPTGSTAYNFSAGGPIIWPTVEAISVVPLSAHALFAKPLVVGPEAAVAIEVLARTHGTGILWCDGRRSHELPPGARVVARRSTEPVRLARLHPPAFTERLVQKFHLPVTGWRGPAGEVTA; encoded by the coding sequence ATGACCGATCCGCGCCACATCCTCGTGGTGGCCCACGCGCGCCGCGCAGACACCGTCGAGGCGGCCGATCGTGTGATCTCGGCCCTGCGCGCCGCGGGCGCCACTCCGGTGCTGGCCGAAGACGATCGCGACGAGCTCGCCGAAGTGCTGCCGCGCTGCGCCGATCTCGCCGTGCTGGGCGTCGATGTGCCCCTGCACGAGATCGAGCTCGCGATCGTGCTGGGCGGCGACGGAACAATCCTGCGCGCGGCCGAGATGGTGCGCAACGGCACCGCGCCGGTGCTCGGGATCAATATGGGCCACGTGGGCTTTCTCGCCGAGAGCGAGCGCGACGACATGGACGAGGCGGTCGCGCGAGTCATCGCCCGCGACTACCGGGTCGAGGAACGCCTCGCTCTCTCGGTACGGGTCAAGGACGCCTCAGGGCAGGTCATCTACAGCACCTGGGCCTTGAACGAGGCGACGGTCGAGAAGGCGAGTCGCGAGCGGATGCTCGAGGTCGTCATGGAGATCGACGGCCGCCCCCTGTCGAGCTTCGGATGCGACGGCGTGGTCATTGCGACGCCCACCGGATCGACGGCCTACAACTTCTCCGCCGGTGGCCCGATCATCTGGCCGACGGTCGAGGCCATCTCCGTCGTCCCGCTGTCGGCTCACGCGCTGTTCGCGAAGCCGCTGGTCGTCGGTCCAGAGGCTGCGGTCGCGATCGAGGTGCTGGCACGGACGCACGGCACCGGCATCCTCTGGTGCGATGGCCGCCGCTCGCACGAGCTGCCCCCGGGAGCGCGCGTCGTCGCCCGGCGCTCCACGGAACCGGTGCGTCTCGCGCGCCTGCATCCGCCGGCATTCACCGAGCGTCTGGTGCAGAAATTCCACCTGCCCGTCACCGGATGGCGGGGGCCGGCGGGAGAGGTCACCGCGTGA
- the recN gene encoding DNA repair protein RecN gives MIEEMRLRELGVIADATLPMGPGFTAITGETGAGKTMVVTGLGLLLGARADSGVVRSGAPAAAVEGVWLVDAGGPAAERVREAGGDLDPIGDDRAELLLGRTLSAEGRSRATVGGRSAPVGVLTDLADLLVAVHGQSDQLRLRSGTAQRDALDRYAGQSVSAPLEEYRGAYERVRALDAELAELVQRRDERAREAEQLRADLADIDAAAPQPGEDVQLAARAELLANVEELRAAAALAHEALASEQDAPDASTLVAEARRALERVSDADPAVAAMAEQAAEISYRIVDLAGTVAGYLADLDETGPAELAAVEERRSILAGLVRAHGSLEAALTLAADGADRLAELDDDDSRVERLNTERAEVVERLDAAAAALTAARREAAGRLAAAVTEELHALALPDARVDVQVSEAPASAAGRDEIAILLAPHPGAAPRPVSKGASGGELSRVMLAIEVVIAATDPVPTFVFDEVDAGIGGAAAIEVGRRLARLAETSQVIVVTHLAQVAAFATNHLSVVKQNDGSVTQSSVRRLAGAEREAEMARLLSGLADSDAALTHARELLALAGPAH, from the coding sequence GTGATCGAGGAGATGCGCCTGCGAGAGCTCGGTGTCATCGCCGACGCGACGCTGCCCATGGGGCCGGGCTTCACCGCCATCACCGGCGAGACCGGTGCGGGCAAGACCATGGTCGTCACCGGACTCGGCCTGCTCCTGGGCGCGCGTGCCGACTCGGGTGTCGTGCGTTCGGGCGCACCCGCCGCGGCCGTCGAGGGCGTCTGGCTGGTGGATGCCGGAGGCCCGGCGGCCGAGCGCGTGCGCGAGGCCGGCGGAGACCTGGACCCGATCGGCGACGACCGCGCCGAACTCCTTCTCGGCCGCACGCTCAGCGCCGAGGGGCGCAGCCGTGCCACGGTCGGCGGCAGGTCGGCGCCTGTCGGCGTTCTGACCGATCTCGCCGATCTCCTCGTGGCCGTGCACGGGCAGTCCGACCAACTGCGCCTGCGCTCCGGCACCGCCCAGCGCGACGCCCTCGACCGGTACGCGGGCCAGAGCGTGTCTGCGCCTCTCGAGGAGTACCGCGGCGCGTACGAGCGGGTGAGGGCGCTGGATGCGGAGCTCGCCGAGCTGGTGCAGCGCCGCGACGAACGCGCGCGCGAGGCGGAGCAGTTGCGCGCGGATCTCGCCGACATCGACGCCGCAGCACCGCAGCCGGGAGAGGACGTGCAGCTGGCAGCCCGCGCCGAGCTGCTCGCGAACGTGGAGGAGCTCCGCGCCGCCGCGGCCCTCGCGCACGAGGCACTCGCCAGCGAACAGGACGCGCCCGACGCGTCCACGCTCGTCGCCGAGGCGCGGCGCGCTCTGGAACGCGTCTCCGACGCCGATCCCGCCGTCGCGGCGATGGCCGAGCAGGCCGCCGAGATCTCCTACCGGATCGTGGATCTCGCCGGCACCGTCGCGGGGTATCTGGCCGATCTCGACGAGACGGGGCCCGCGGAACTCGCCGCGGTCGAGGAGCGCCGCAGCATCCTCGCCGGGCTTGTGCGCGCCCACGGCAGTCTGGAAGCCGCACTGACACTCGCCGCCGACGGAGCGGACCGTCTTGCCGAGCTCGATGACGACGATTCGCGCGTCGAGCGGCTGAACACCGAACGCGCGGAGGTCGTCGAGCGTCTCGACGCCGCGGCCGCCGCCCTCACCGCGGCGCGCCGAGAGGCCGCGGGACGGCTCGCAGCCGCCGTCACCGAGGAGCTTCACGCCCTCGCCCTCCCCGACGCCCGCGTCGACGTCCAGGTGAGCGAGGCCCCGGCCTCCGCCGCGGGACGCGACGAGATCGCGATCCTGCTCGCCCCGCATCCGGGCGCAGCTCCGCGGCCCGTGTCGAAGGGGGCGTCGGGCGGAGAACTCAGCCGCGTCATGCTCGCGATCGAGGTCGTGATCGCCGCGACCGACCCGGTGCCCACGTTCGTCTTCGATGAGGTGGATGCGGGAATCGGCGGCGCCGCCGCCATCGAAGTGGGGCGGCGCCTGGCGCGCCTCGCCGAGACATCGCAGGTCATCGTCGTGACCCACCTCGCCCAGGTCGCGGCGTTCGCAACGAACCACCTCAGCGTCGTGAAGCAGAACGACGGCTCCGTCACCCAGTCGAGCGTGAGACGCCTCGCGGGGGCCGAACGTGAAGCGGAGATGGCGCGACTGCTGTCGGGTTTGGCAGACTCCGACGCAGCACTCACCCACGCGAGGGAGCTGCTCGCGCTCGCCGGTCCCGCCCACTGA
- a CDS encoding CTP synthase codes for MTNSSGSGLSHGTNNDDTTKHIFVTGGVVSSLGKGLTAASLGNLLTARGLRVVMQKLDPYLNVDPGTMNPFQHGEVFVTDDGAETDLDIGHYERFLDIELSQAANVTTGQIYSQVIARERRGEYLGDTVQVIPHITDEIKRRMRLQASESPKPDVIITEVGGTVGDIESQPFLEAARQLRHELGRDTVFFVHVSLVPFMGASGEQKTKPTQHSVAALRSIGIQPDALVLRSDRPVTDANKRKIALMCDVDVEGVINTVDLPSIYDIPSTLNEQGLDAYIARRLGLSEKAAEVDWSRWQQVLNAVHNPKHDVTIGLVGKYIDLPDAYLSVTEALKAGGFAHETHVNIRWIPSDTCETPEGAAAALADVDGIVVPGGFGIRGIEGKLGALRFAREQGIPTLGICLGLQCMVIEYARTMAGLEGASSSEFDPDTVHPVVATMAEQVDILDHGDLGGTMRLGLYPADLAEGSIAAEVYGSNRASERHRHRYEVNNAYREQLADAGLVFSGLNPDLGLVEYVELPRDVHPYYIATQAHPELRSRPTAPHPLFRGLVGAALDRHRASELFDVENA; via the coding sequence GTGACGAACTCTTCCGGCTCAGGCCTCTCCCACGGTACGAACAACGACGACACCACCAAGCACATCTTCGTGACGGGCGGTGTCGTCTCCTCGTTGGGCAAGGGCCTGACCGCCGCCAGTCTCGGCAATCTGCTCACGGCTCGGGGCTTGCGCGTCGTGATGCAGAAGCTCGACCCGTACCTGAACGTCGACCCGGGAACGATGAACCCGTTCCAGCACGGCGAGGTCTTCGTCACCGACGACGGCGCCGAGACCGACCTCGACATCGGGCACTACGAGCGCTTCCTCGACATCGAACTGAGCCAGGCTGCCAACGTCACGACCGGTCAGATCTACTCGCAGGTCATCGCCCGCGAGCGCCGCGGCGAGTACCTCGGCGACACGGTGCAGGTCATCCCGCACATCACCGACGAGATCAAGCGTCGGATGCGGCTGCAGGCCAGCGAGTCGCCCAAACCCGACGTGATCATCACCGAGGTCGGGGGCACCGTCGGCGACATCGAGTCCCAGCCGTTCCTCGAGGCGGCACGTCAGCTGCGCCACGAGCTCGGCCGCGACACCGTGTTCTTCGTGCACGTCTCGCTCGTGCCGTTCATGGGTGCGTCGGGTGAGCAGAAGACCAAGCCGACGCAGCACTCGGTCGCAGCTCTGCGCTCGATCGGTATCCAGCCCGACGCGCTGGTGCTGCGCAGCGACCGTCCCGTCACGGACGCCAACAAGCGCAAGATCGCCCTGATGTGCGACGTCGACGTCGAGGGCGTCATCAACACCGTCGACCTGCCGAGCATCTACGACATCCCCTCCACGCTCAACGAGCAGGGCCTGGACGCGTACATCGCGCGCCGGCTCGGGCTGAGCGAGAAGGCGGCGGAGGTCGACTGGTCGCGCTGGCAGCAGGTGCTCAACGCCGTGCACAACCCCAAGCACGACGTCACCATCGGTCTCGTCGGCAAGTACATCGACCTTCCCGACGCCTACCTGTCTGTCACCGAGGCGTTGAAGGCCGGCGGCTTCGCGCACGAGACCCACGTCAACATCCGGTGGATCCCCTCCGACACCTGCGAGACCCCGGAGGGTGCTGCGGCCGCGCTCGCGGACGTCGACGGCATCGTCGTGCCCGGCGGATTCGGCATCCGCGGCATCGAGGGCAAGCTCGGTGCTCTGCGCTTCGCGCGCGAGCAGGGCATCCCCACGCTCGGCATCTGCCTCGGCCTGCAGTGCATGGTCATCGAGTACGCCCGCACGATGGCGGGCCTCGAGGGTGCGTCCTCGAGCGAGTTCGACCCCGACACCGTGCACCCCGTCGTCGCCACGATGGCCGAGCAGGTCGACATCCTCGACCACGGCGACCTGGGCGGCACGATGCGACTGGGGCTGTACCCCGCCGACCTCGCCGAGGGCTCGATCGCCGCGGAGGTCTACGGATCGAACCGCGCCTCCGAGCGCCACCGCCACCGCTATGAGGTCAACAACGCGTACCGCGAGCAGCTCGCGGATGCCGGTCTCGTCTTCTCGGGGCTGAACCCCGACCTCGGTCTCGTCGAGTACGTCGAGCTGCCGCGAGACGTGCACCCGTATTACATCGCCACCCAGGCTCACCCCGAGCTTCGCTCGCGGCCGACGGCTCCGCATCCGCTGTTCCGCGGGCTGGTCGGCGCGGCGCTGGACCGTCACCGCGCGAGCGAGCTGTTCGACGTCGAGAACGCGTGA
- a CDS encoding NUDIX domain-containing protein gives MIEDERFDGEVVDTSVVFHGRVWDVRSDVVRYGDGEIVRDYVDHTGAAAVVAVDDEHRVLLIQQYRHPIRHRDWEIPAGLLDVAGESPAQTARRELAEEVDLAAGSLEPLVSLFTSPGGSDEIVHVFLARDLVQLSVHERTDEEADIVAQWVPLSEVVDAILAGSVRNGILISGVLAAAERLRRDDTVG, from the coding sequence GTGATCGAGGACGAGCGGTTCGACGGCGAGGTCGTCGACACGAGCGTGGTCTTCCACGGCCGCGTCTGGGACGTGCGCTCGGATGTGGTGCGCTACGGCGACGGCGAGATCGTGCGCGACTACGTCGACCACACCGGCGCCGCCGCTGTCGTGGCCGTCGACGACGAGCACCGTGTGCTGCTCATCCAGCAGTACCGGCATCCGATCCGTCACCGCGATTGGGAGATCCCGGCGGGTCTGCTCGACGTGGCGGGGGAGAGCCCTGCCCAAACCGCCCGTCGCGAGCTCGCGGAGGAGGTGGACCTCGCCGCGGGCAGCCTCGAGCCGCTCGTGAGCCTGTTCACGAGCCCCGGCGGCAGCGACGAGATCGTCCACGTCTTCCTCGCACGCGACCTCGTGCAGCTGAGCGTCCACGAGCGCACCGACGAGGAGGCGGACATCGTCGCGCAGTGGGTGCCGCTGAGCGAGGTCGTCGATGCGATCCTGGCCGGGAGCGTGCGCAACGGCATCCTCATCTCGGGCGTGCTCGCCGCGGCCGAACGGCTCCGCCGGGACGACACGGTCGGCTGA
- the xerD gene encoding site-specific tyrosine recombinase XerD yields the protein MRIGRAVEVYLRHVTIERGLAPHTVDAYRRDLATYAAWLAERGIDDVDEVDAALVAAFAAEKASAEPRPAASSLARLQSSVRGLHRFLMREGIREDDPAQDLRPPKLAQRLPKALTIEQVERLLDASGPAPGQAETATSVQLRDRALVELLYATGARVSEIVQLDVDDLTHGEVLRVRGKGSKERIVPVGSYARAAVDAYLTRARPELARRGRGTPRLFLGARGAALSRQSAWAVLQQAAEGAGLEAHVSPHTLRHSFATHLLQGGADVRVVQELLGHSSVATTQIYTHVSVDALRDVYAAAHPRAR from the coding sequence ATGCGCATCGGCCGCGCGGTCGAGGTGTACCTGCGTCACGTGACGATCGAGCGCGGGTTGGCACCGCACACCGTCGACGCCTACCGCCGGGACCTGGCGACCTATGCCGCATGGCTCGCCGAACGAGGCATCGACGACGTCGACGAGGTGGATGCGGCGCTGGTCGCGGCGTTCGCGGCGGAGAAGGCGTCGGCCGAGCCGCGGCCGGCCGCATCCAGCCTCGCCCGCCTGCAGTCCTCGGTCCGCGGCCTGCACCGCTTCCTCATGCGCGAGGGGATCCGCGAGGACGACCCCGCGCAGGATCTTCGCCCGCCCAAGCTCGCACAGCGGCTTCCGAAGGCGTTGACGATCGAGCAGGTCGAACGCCTGCTGGACGCATCCGGTCCCGCGCCCGGGCAGGCCGAGACAGCCACATCCGTGCAGCTTCGCGACCGCGCGCTCGTCGAGCTGCTCTATGCGACGGGTGCGCGCGTGTCGGAGATCGTGCAACTCGACGTGGACGACCTCACCCATGGCGAAGTGCTGCGGGTGCGTGGCAAGGGGTCGAAGGAGCGCATCGTGCCGGTCGGCTCCTACGCCCGCGCCGCGGTCGACGCCTACCTCACCCGCGCCCGGCCGGAGCTGGCCCGCCGCGGCCGGGGGACCCCGCGCCTCTTCCTGGGTGCGCGAGGGGCGGCGCTGTCGCGGCAGAGCGCGTGGGCCGTTCTGCAACAGGCGGCAGAGGGTGCCGGGCTCGAGGCCCATGTCTCCCCGCACACGCTGCGTCACTCGTTCGCGACGCACCTGCTGCAGGGCGGGGCAGATGTGCGTGTGGTGCAGGAACTGCTCGGTCACTCGTCGGTTGCGACCACCCAGATCTACACGCACGTGAGCGTCGACGCGCTCCGTGACGTCTACGCGGCGGCCCACCCCCGCGCGCGCTGA
- a CDS encoding aminotransferase class V-fold PLP-dependent enzyme, which produces MRRLRRTPAGEDASERPGFAYLPADTVYLDAACQSMRPAPVIEALDAYFRTLNACGGRSSYESARQVDTGVADTRAAVLRALGLTSRTHAVSFTLNTTYGLNLLLTQMPAGRFRRVVTTVTEHNAVFLSTIAFARAHGIDRVVLERDALGALMYRDADLTGALVVVSAQNNVDGAVTADLAGLVADTHRLGGAVIVDAAQAMAHAPEVLRGLAADAICFSAHKAYGPSLGVVVALRSLLMSLEIGFVGGGQVAEVTAEDFVLLDEPHTRLEPGLQAWGEILAFGAALRWREAYAHAAGESVEQRERRLTRSLREGLREMPNLTVFGDPDGALVPLRAHRVDSNRLAVFLSKAGISARSGYFCAHYWLRERERVEPLLRFSLGAHNTEQDVARCLDVLGRMLRGL; this is translated from the coding sequence GTGAGGAGACTGCGCCGCACCCCGGCGGGGGAGGACGCCTCGGAGCGTCCTGGCTTCGCGTACCTGCCGGCCGACACCGTGTACCTGGATGCGGCGTGCCAGTCGATGCGTCCCGCTCCGGTCATCGAGGCGCTCGACGCGTACTTCCGCACGCTGAACGCCTGCGGCGGGCGCTCTTCCTACGAGAGCGCCAGGCAGGTGGATACCGGTGTCGCCGACACGCGCGCCGCAGTGCTGCGCGCGCTGGGGTTGACCTCCCGCACGCACGCGGTGTCGTTCACGCTGAACACGACCTACGGTCTGAACCTGCTTCTGACGCAGATGCCGGCCGGGCGGTTCCGCCGGGTGGTCACGACGGTGACCGAGCACAACGCCGTCTTCCTCAGCACGATCGCCTTCGCTCGCGCCCACGGAATCGATCGTGTGGTGCTGGAGCGCGACGCCCTCGGAGCGCTCATGTACCGCGACGCCGACCTCACGGGTGCCCTCGTCGTCGTGTCGGCGCAGAACAACGTGGACGGCGCCGTCACCGCGGATCTCGCTGGTCTCGTCGCCGACACGCACCGGCTCGGCGGGGCGGTGATCGTCGATGCCGCCCAGGCGATGGCGCACGCGCCCGAAGTCCTGCGAGGCCTGGCCGCCGATGCGATCTGTTTCTCGGCCCACAAGGCGTACGGCCCGTCGCTGGGTGTCGTCGTCGCATTGCGCTCCCTGCTGATGTCGCTCGAGATCGGATTCGTCGGCGGCGGCCAGGTGGCCGAGGTCACCGCGGAGGACTTCGTCCTGCTCGACGAGCCGCACACCCGTCTGGAGCCGGGTCTGCAGGCGTGGGGGGAGATCCTCGCCTTCGGTGCGGCGCTCCGGTGGCGGGAGGCATATGCGCATGCCGCGGGGGAGTCGGTGGAGCAGCGCGAGCGCCGGCTCACCCGTTCGCTGCGCGAGGGGCTCAGGGAGATGCCGAACCTGACGGTCTTCGGCGATCCCGACGGCGCGCTCGTGCCGCTTCGCGCCCACCGCGTCGACAGCAACCGGCTGGCGGTCTTCCTCTCGAAAGCCGGGATCTCGGCACGCAGCGGCTATTTCTGCGCGCACTACTGGCTGCGCGAGCGCGAGCGGGTCGAACCGCTCCTGCGCTTCAGCCTGGGGGCGCACAACACCGAACAGGACGTCGCGCGCTGTCTCGACGTGCTCGGCCGGATGCTGAGGGGGCTCTGA
- a CDS encoding vitamin K epoxide reductase family protein produces MSVPTAPPSRALAVFWIIAGLLGWAVSFLLYLEYIGQLRGVDPLVSCQLSVIVTCGPNLLSPGGNLLGFSNSIIGVVLFLGPIYAGVTTLAGATSLRRWYWRTYMAFIAAAFVFVHFLAYRSVFEYGSLCPWCMVVWLVTIPLFWVTLGWSARAGLWGDRMRPVGRWLASWAPLVAILDVALIALVAQLRLDALGSLF; encoded by the coding sequence ATGAGCGTTCCCACCGCGCCCCCGTCTCGCGCGCTCGCCGTCTTCTGGATCATCGCCGGCCTGCTCGGCTGGGCGGTCTCGTTCCTCCTGTACCTCGAGTACATCGGGCAGCTGCGCGGAGTCGACCCACTGGTGTCGTGCCAGCTGAGCGTGATCGTGACCTGCGGACCCAACCTGCTCTCGCCCGGCGGCAACCTTCTCGGCTTCAGCAACTCGATCATCGGCGTGGTGCTGTTCCTCGGCCCGATCTACGCCGGTGTGACGACGCTCGCTGGCGCGACGAGCCTGAGGCGCTGGTACTGGCGCACGTACATGGCCTTCATCGCCGCGGCCTTCGTCTTCGTGCATTTCCTCGCCTACCGGAGCGTCTTCGAGTACGGCTCGCTCTGCCCCTGGTGCATGGTCGTCTGGCTCGTCACCATCCCGCTGTTCTGGGTCACCCTCGGCTGGAGCGCGCGTGCCGGACTATGGGGCGACCGGATGCGGCCCGTCGGCCGCTGGCTCGCCAGCTGGGCGCCGCTGGTGGCCATCCTCGACGTCGCGCTGATCGCCCTCGTCGCTCAGCTGCGGTTGGACGCCCTGGGGTCGCTGTTCTGA